The Providencia rettgeri genome includes a window with the following:
- the nreC gene encoding Nitrogen regulation protein C, producing MESYLEKLPDVIDSVATNQFYPNLLSWLSSLIAFDNAIVYSFEKGAPPRFLSKVERRNSDSINRIYQRGAYLMDPFYQEIQKGGASKVLTLKELAPKGFYHTDYYLNFYRKTGWCDEAGLLLDISTDRQLGIFFGNEDRPFFSGKYTQAPLKDAFDIIRSMVKLHKDVSPSSVSNHHQNTDMQTRFGLTPRECEVVELILAGKGSPQIAQMLFISLGTVKNHRKNIYQKLSINSQVELFNLLMNRLS from the coding sequence ATGGAGAGCTATCTGGAAAAACTACCTGATGTCATTGATTCTGTTGCAACTAACCAGTTTTATCCTAATTTATTATCATGGTTATCTTCACTTATTGCATTCGATAATGCGATTGTTTACTCCTTTGAAAAAGGAGCTCCACCCCGATTTCTTTCTAAAGTAGAGCGCCGCAATAGCGATAGTATTAATAGAATCTATCAACGAGGTGCTTATTTAATGGATCCATTCTACCAAGAAATCCAAAAGGGAGGGGCTTCCAAAGTATTAACATTAAAAGAACTTGCTCCTAAAGGGTTTTACCATACAGATTATTATCTCAATTTTTATCGTAAGACAGGGTGGTGTGATGAAGCTGGGCTGTTATTAGATATTTCAACTGACAGGCAATTAGGCATTTTTTTTGGTAATGAAGATAGGCCTTTTTTCTCGGGAAAATATACGCAAGCGCCCCTTAAAGACGCCTTCGATATCATTCGTAGTATGGTGAAACTTCATAAAGATGTTTCTCCTTCTTCGGTGTCGAACCACCATCAAAATACTGATATGCAAACACGATTTGGGCTGACACCAAGAGAGTGTGAAGTTGTCGAATTAATCTTAGCAGGTAAAGGTTCACCACAAATTGCACAGATGCTTTTCATTAGTTTAGGAACAGTGAAAAATCATCGTAAAAATATCTATCAAAAACTAAGTATTAATTCACAGGTTGAATTATTTAACTTATTAATGAATAGGTTAAGCTAA
- the puuB gene encoding Gamma-glutamylputrescine oxidoreductase → MNNQVESLTYYAATKKYDLRFPTLKEDLDVDVVIIGGGFSGIHTALELCEKGITNIAILEGRHLGYGGSGRNGGQVMAGIGHDIDAIKKYVGPEGLETIFKLSNMGAGIMRDRIAKYDIDADFCRGYAYLGSNKRQEKTLRSWLKDFKSVDPDEEIEFYSGSELKQIIGSDAYTCGIKHMGGGHVHSLNLLLGEAKAISEIYGAKIFENSQVLNVEYGNTIKVRTAMGTVKAQKMLWACDSFLNGLEPTIYPKTINTYAYQLMTEELPDELIEQISPIRGAYSDIRPVIDYYRVTNENRLLFGSSTHFLEYIPSDLKAWNRNLMLKVFPYLKDVKIELAWGGPMACSANLFPQIGSLPQHKNVFYAQGYSGFGVTPSQIVCKVLAEGMVEGSHRYDLMSSIPHANIIGKDSLRNVIVSLAKIMHQTSGYWQGRR, encoded by the coding sequence ATGAATAACCAAGTAGAATCATTGACTTACTATGCAGCAACTAAAAAGTATGACTTACGTTTTCCTACGCTAAAGGAAGATCTTGATGTTGATGTGGTGATTATTGGTGGTGGTTTTTCTGGGATCCATACTGCGCTTGAGCTGTGTGAGAAAGGGATTACCAATATCGCTATTTTGGAAGGACGGCACCTTGGCTACGGTGGTTCAGGGCGTAATGGCGGGCAAGTAATGGCGGGCATTGGCCATGATATCGATGCAATCAAAAAATATGTCGGGCCAGAGGGTTTAGAAACGATTTTTAAACTCAGCAATATGGGCGCAGGGATCATGCGTGATCGTATCGCTAAATATGATATTGATGCAGATTTTTGCCGTGGTTACGCATACTTAGGTAGTAATAAGCGCCAAGAAAAAACCTTACGCAGTTGGCTAAAAGATTTTAAGTCAGTTGATCCTGATGAAGAAATTGAGTTTTACAGTGGCTCAGAACTAAAACAGATTATTGGTTCTGATGCTTATACCTGTGGGATCAAACACATGGGTGGCGGTCATGTTCATTCATTGAATTTATTATTGGGTGAAGCGAAAGCGATTAGTGAAATATATGGCGCTAAAATATTTGAAAATAGCCAAGTATTAAATGTGGAATATGGTAATACCATCAAAGTCAGAACTGCGATGGGAACAGTTAAAGCACAGAAAATGCTGTGGGCTTGCGATTCATTTTTAAATGGCCTTGAGCCGACGATTTACCCTAAAACTATTAATACTTACGCATATCAATTAATGACGGAAGAGCTACCTGATGAATTAATCGAGCAAATTAGCCCAATTCGTGGTGCTTATAGTGATATTCGTCCTGTAATAGATTACTACCGGGTGACGAATGAGAATCGCCTATTATTTGGCAGTTCCACTCATTTTCTTGAATATATTCCGTCTGATCTTAAAGCATGGAATCGTAATTTAATGCTAAAAGTCTTTCCTTATCTCAAAGACGTCAAAATTGAATTAGCTTGGGGTGGACCAATGGCATGTAGTGCAAATTTATTTCCACAAATTGGTTCATTACCACAACACAAAAATGTGTTTTATGCACAGGGCTATTCAGGTTTTGGTGTTACGCCAAGCCAGATTGTGTGCAAAGTTCTTGCTGAAGGGATGGTGGAAGGTTCTCATCGTTATGACTTAATGAGTTCTATCCCGCACGCCAATATTATTGGTAAAGATAGTCTGCGTAATGTGATTGTTTCGTTGGCAAAAATAATGCATCAGACATCCGGTTATTGGCAAGGTCGTCGCTAA
- a CDS encoding Ethanolamine utilization protein: protein MISPLLLNKPLPELLNVGSVTNLGSVVVEGDPQASVAMIHGEPTDNLTCGIFACTKGKFKMVYPFDEMATVHEGSVKLTDVKTGVTVEYHKGDTWFAAKGTEVLWEIDTPRFVKHYLACVNA from the coding sequence ATGATTAGTCCATTACTGTTAAATAAACCACTACCTGAGTTATTGAATGTTGGTAGCGTGACAAATTTAGGCTCTGTGGTTGTTGAAGGCGATCCTCAAGCGAGTGTTGCAATGATCCACGGTGAACCAACGGATAACCTGACCTGCGGTATTTTTGCTTGTACTAAAGGCAAGTTCAAAATGGTATATCCATTTGATGAAATGGCGACAGTCCACGAAGGTTCGGTGAAGTTAACGGATGTGAAAACCGGTGTGACGGTTGAATACCATAAAGGCGATACCTGGTTTGCCGCGAAAGGTACCGAAGTTTTATGGGAAATTGATACACCACGCTTCGTAAAACATTACTTAGCTTGTGTAAATGCCTAA
- the feaB gene encoding Phenylacetaldehyde dehydrogenase: MSELTLLPEVSEFLKRQHGHFINGLPVSGKGDTFFDVVNPATEQVIAKVKEGTLAEVDAAMDAAHTAFKGGWANTTPMERGNCLNRLADLLEKHLEELAQLETLCSGKTIQLSRFLEVGSSAQFLRYFAGWATKISGETLNVSLPSFNGEKYSAFTQREPVGVVAGIIPWNFSIMISIWKLAAALTCGCTIVLKPSEFTPLTMLRVAELAKEAGIPDGVINIVNGGGREVGPALIHHPLCSKVTFTGSVPTGLAVGRSAMEGKLTRVTLELGGKNGAAFLADLPVEKIVNGIIEAGYLNQGQICAAAERFYIPSKLMDEVLAQLKTRLSAMKVGSPLDETTEMGPLANKAHYEKILGLFEKARQEGSEIIYGGQPIAGAGYFVPPTIIRAKSPDDVLMKEETFGPIGTFLSYDDEEELIEMMNSTPFGLAASLWTNDLSKAMRMISRIEAGTVWVNMHTFLDPQCHLVALSHQVLVVNLVVPLLSITQS, translated from the coding sequence ATGAGCGAGTTAACCCTATTACCAGAAGTCAGTGAATTTTTGAAGCGTCAGCACGGTCATTTTATCAACGGGTTACCGGTTTCTGGCAAGGGCGATACTTTTTTTGATGTTGTTAACCCAGCCACTGAACAGGTTATTGCTAAAGTAAAAGAAGGAACTTTAGCGGAAGTTGATGCTGCAATGGATGCGGCTCATACTGCATTTAAAGGGGGTTGGGCAAACACGACACCGATGGAAAGAGGGAATTGCTTAAACCGCCTTGCTGACCTGCTTGAAAAGCATCTTGAAGAATTAGCCCAGTTAGAGACGTTATGTTCAGGTAAAACCATTCAATTATCTCGTTTTCTTGAAGTGGGGTCATCTGCGCAATTCTTGCGTTATTTTGCCGGTTGGGCGACTAAAATTAGTGGGGAAACATTGAATGTTTCATTGCCTTCTTTTAATGGTGAGAAATATTCTGCATTTACCCAGCGTGAACCTGTTGGTGTTGTAGCTGGTATTATTCCTTGGAACTTTTCTATTATGATTTCCATTTGGAAATTAGCGGCTGCTTTAACATGTGGCTGTACGATTGTGTTGAAACCAAGTGAATTTACCCCACTAACCATGCTAAGAGTGGCAGAATTGGCAAAAGAGGCAGGAATTCCTGACGGTGTAATTAATATCGTGAATGGTGGTGGTCGTGAAGTTGGGCCTGCACTAATTCATCATCCACTTTGTTCTAAAGTAACATTTACGGGGTCTGTACCAACTGGGCTGGCAGTAGGGCGTTCAGCAATGGAAGGTAAATTAACCCGAGTAACTCTGGAGCTTGGTGGGAAAAATGGTGCGGCATTCTTAGCTGACCTTCCGGTTGAAAAAATTGTTAATGGGATTATTGAAGCGGGGTATCTAAATCAAGGGCAAATTTGCGCGGCTGCTGAGCGGTTCTATATTCCATCTAAATTGATGGATGAAGTATTAGCGCAACTAAAAACGCGTTTGTCTGCGATGAAAGTCGGTTCTCCATTGGATGAAACAACCGAGATGGGGCCGCTGGCCAATAAAGCGCATTATGAAAAAATCTTAGGTTTGTTTGAAAAAGCTCGCCAAGAGGGTAGTGAAATTATTTATGGTGGCCAACCCATTGCAGGCGCTGGGTACTTTGTGCCTCCAACCATTATTCGTGCTAAAAGCCCAGATGATGTATTGATGAAAGAGGAAACATTTGGGCCAATAGGGACTTTCTTGAGTTACGATGACGAAGAAGAACTTATTGAGATGATGAATAGCACTCCGTTTGGTTTAGCTGCGAGTTTATGGACAAATGATCTTAGTAAAGCAATGCGTATGATTTCACGCATTGAAGCGGGAACGGTATGGGTGAATATGCATACCTTCCTTGACCCGCAGTGCCATTTGGTGGCATTAAGTCATCAGGTATTGGTCGTGAATTTGGTAGTGCCTTTATTGAGTATTACACAGAGTTAA